The Fervidobacterium thailandense genome contains the following window.
TACCAAACTGGCCACAGCTATTGCGAACGCTATCAGGGAAGGAATCGTTACGTTCAGCCACGTTCTAATTTTCATCGACATGCGCACGTGGGCGATCTTTCGCCCAGAGCGTGCACTTCCCCCCTTTCCACTCGTTATCGTTCCTAAGGTTCAAGACAACAGTTTTAAGAAGCGCATTGCGCGTTTGTCGAAGTTAGTCAAGTAACTGGATGATCGTCCTGCGTATTTCCTCAACTTTTTCTTTGAGAACATCCACGGTTTTGAGCAACTGCTCCACGGTTTTGCGCGAGTTCTTGGAAATATCCACGAGCAACTCAAGGTTCTTAAGACTCGACAAATTGAGATTTTCAAGAGTCTTCAAAGTTTCATGAACTTGCTTAACTTCTTCCACCACGACTTCGATATTGTTCGTGAGCTCACCCGCAATTTCCTTGGACTTTTTTACGTGTTTTTTCGTGTTTTTCGATATATCGCGTACATTACCTGCCAGCTGCATGATCATTTCGGATATTTTCCTAAGTGCGTTTCTGTCAATATTTTCCTTTCTAATTTCGACAGACGAGTTGATCGACAATACCGTGATGTCATCTGCAATGTCTGATATCTTCTCGGAGAAA
Protein-coding sequences here:
- a CDS encoding methyl-accepting chemotaxis protein; this translates as MEEMEDVKERENLTKNQKDGEQESDNSTLTPLEELVRVAQEVENATNVLDNSVEHFATFFEENRAEVSGVIESIERFANKVKDLEKVLENIEELVRVFGDFSEKISDIADDITVLSINSSVEIRKENIDRNALRKISEMIMQLAGNVRDISKNTKKHVKKSKEIAGELTNNIEVVVEEVKQVHETLKTLENLNLSSLKNLELLVDISKNSRKTVEQLLKTVDVLKEKVEEIRRTIIQLLD